Proteins from a single region of Acidianus ambivalens:
- a CDS encoding 2-oxoacid:ferredoxin oxidoreductase subunit alpha: MSRYSWMIGGAQGLGVDTSATIFGNAVARAGYYLYGNREYYSNIKGRHSYFQVVFSEKPLHSISSTVNVLATFDAETIFQHFTEVTDFIIYDKGVEGTNLDMVRSMEPEIAEHVRELLSKNGLGDTVKDVISYLEKKGVKAIPINYLELLKRVADAYKLPLSVVERAKNIIAVAASISLFGFKLDYLKQAISSLFKNDLFIKFNTMAAELGYSLTENHYKLPEIPVSKPRIQVDGNTISAIGKLAAGLRFQSYYPITPASDESTYIEANQNLDMIVEAGELRKGGAVVVQAEDELAAINMAVGATLTGARAATATSGPGFALMAEGISWAGMNEAPVVITYYMRGAPSTGLPTRSGQGDLKFALNVGHGEFPRIVIASGDHEEIFWDAVWAFNLAEKYQTPVIHIIEKTLANAYSVFDEDHILGKKIPIERGKIVKPSGDFFRRFEITEDGISPRAFLGEASMFYAGDEHNEEGHITEGTENRIKMYEKRMKKLETADKEIPEEQRVNVVGDGNIVLLTWGSPKGAIIDAMDELKDVMMIQVKMFNPYPKNLMRKLLQGKSKIIAVENNYEAQGAQILTENTGIFPTNYILKWTGRAITREEIIEGVKQIVEKGEKRVVLSAGA, encoded by the coding sequence ATGTCACGATATTCTTGGATGATAGGAGGAGCACAAGGTTTAGGAGTAGATACTTCGGCAACCATTTTTGGAAATGCGGTAGCAAGAGCTGGTTACTATCTTTATGGTAATAGAGAGTACTATTCCAATATTAAAGGTAGACATTCGTATTTTCAAGTAGTATTTAGTGAAAAGCCTCTGCATAGCATTTCCTCGACTGTAAACGTGTTAGCAACATTTGACGCAGAAACAATCTTCCAACATTTCACGGAAGTTACTGATTTTATTATTTATGACAAAGGAGTGGAAGGAACAAATTTAGACATGGTCAGATCTATGGAACCAGAAATAGCTGAACATGTAAGGGAATTATTATCTAAAAACGGATTAGGAGATACAGTAAAAGACGTCATATCTTACCTTGAAAAAAAGGGAGTAAAAGCCATACCGATCAATTATCTAGAGTTATTAAAGAGAGTAGCCGACGCATATAAATTACCTTTGTCGGTAGTTGAAAGAGCAAAGAATATCATAGCTGTAGCTGCTTCTATATCTCTCTTTGGTTTTAAATTAGATTACTTAAAACAAGCAATATCTTCTCTATTTAAGAACGATCTTTTTATTAAATTCAATACAATGGCAGCTGAATTGGGATATAGCTTAACGGAGAACCATTATAAATTGCCAGAAATTCCTGTTTCAAAACCCAGAATACAGGTTGATGGAAATACAATATCTGCAATAGGAAAACTAGCTGCGGGTCTTAGATTCCAATCTTATTATCCTATTACTCCAGCAAGCGACGAAAGTACATATATCGAGGCTAATCAAAATCTAGATATGATAGTCGAGGCAGGCGAATTAAGAAAAGGAGGTGCAGTTGTTGTTCAAGCAGAAGATGAATTAGCAGCAATAAATATGGCTGTAGGTGCAACATTAACTGGAGCTAGAGCAGCTACTGCAACTTCTGGTCCCGGCTTTGCTTTAATGGCTGAAGGAATAAGCTGGGCTGGAATGAACGAGGCACCAGTAGTTATAACATATTATATGAGAGGTGCGCCATCAACAGGTTTACCAACAAGATCTGGCCAAGGAGATTTAAAATTTGCACTTAACGTTGGCCATGGAGAATTTCCTAGGATAGTCATAGCTTCAGGCGATCATGAGGAAATTTTCTGGGATGCCGTTTGGGCTTTCAATTTAGCTGAAAAGTATCAAACGCCGGTAATTCATATTATTGAGAAAACATTAGCTAATGCATATTCGGTATTTGATGAAGATCATATATTAGGTAAGAAAATTCCTATAGAAAGAGGAAAAATAGTAAAACCTAGCGGAGACTTTTTCAGAAGGTTTGAAATAACAGAAGATGGAATTTCTCCTAGAGCTTTCTTAGGAGAGGCAAGCATGTTTTATGCAGGAGACGAACATAATGAGGAAGGACATATAACTGAAGGAACAGAAAATAGGATAAAAATGTATGAAAAGAGAATGAAGAAATTAGAAACTGCGGATAAAGAAATACCAGAGGAGCAAAGAGTCAACGTTGTAGGAGATGGAAATATAGTGCTATTAACTTGGGGCTCTCCTAAGGGAGCAATAATAGATGCTATGGACGAATTAAAAGATGTAATGATGATTCAAGTGAAAATGTTTAATCCCTATCCAAAGAACTTGATGAGAAAGTTGCTTCAAGGAAAGAGTAAGATAATAGCTGTTGAGAATAATTATGAGGCACAAGGTGCTCAAATACTTACAGAAAATACTGGCATATTTCCAACTAATTACATATTAAAATGGACGGGAAGAGCTATAACTAGGGAAGAAATAATTGAAGGTGTAAAACAAATTGTTGAAAAAGGAGAAAAGAGGGTGGTGTTAAGTGCAGGAGCATAA
- a CDS encoding 2-oxoacid:ferredoxin oxidoreductase subunit beta — MQEHKPVFVDWCPGCGNFGILRAEEMAIKELGIDPKKVIVVSGIGCSGKIPHFIQLPIGGVHTLHGRSIAYATGIKLSNPSLEVIVNIGDGDGLGIGMGHFVHAGRRNIDMTVIVHDNGVYGLTKGQASPTLHRGLKTKSLPRPNINDAVNPISVALSAGYTFVARGYAYDVMHLKDLIVKAIKHKGLAFIDVLQPCPTYNDINTKEWYDKRIYKLDNDPTWDPKVKSEADQQTKFERAMLKALEWGDKIPIGVFYENELVPTFEERIMQNIPNYLDYYPAKQEIEKNGESTTKIDELIKAKRV, encoded by the coding sequence GTGCAGGAGCATAAACCTGTATTCGTAGATTGGTGCCCAGGTTGTGGAAACTTTGGAATATTAAGAGCAGAAGAAATGGCAATAAAGGAACTAGGGATAGATCCTAAAAAAGTTATAGTAGTATCTGGAATAGGTTGCTCGGGTAAGATACCTCACTTTATACAGTTACCTATAGGAGGAGTACACACATTACACGGAAGGTCTATAGCTTATGCCACCGGAATAAAATTATCTAATCCATCATTGGAAGTAATTGTAAACATAGGAGACGGTGATGGACTAGGTATAGGAATGGGGCATTTTGTTCATGCTGGCAGAAGAAATATTGATATGACAGTAATAGTTCACGACAATGGAGTTTACGGATTAACAAAAGGTCAAGCGTCACCCACTCTTCATAGAGGTTTAAAAACTAAGTCGTTACCTAGACCAAATATAAACGACGCTGTAAATCCAATTTCAGTAGCATTATCTGCGGGATACACTTTTGTTGCAAGAGGATATGCCTACGATGTAATGCACCTTAAAGATCTAATAGTTAAAGCAATTAAGCATAAAGGGTTAGCATTTATAGATGTTTTACAACCTTGTCCGACATATAATGATATAAATACTAAGGAATGGTACGATAAAAGAATTTACAAATTAGATAACGATCCTACTTGGGATCCTAAAGTAAAGAGCGAGGCAGATCAACAAACAAAGTTTGAGAGAGCTATGTTAAAAGCACTCGAATGGGGAGACAAAATACCTATTGGAGTATTTTATGAGAACGAGCTAGTTCCAACATTTGAAGAAAGAATAATGCAAAATATACCTAACTACTTAGATTATTATCCTGCAAAACAAGAAATAGAGAAAAATGGAGAATCTACCACTAAAATCGATGAGCTGATAAAAGCAAAAAGAGTTTAA
- a CDS encoding ParA family protein — protein sequence MIITFAPLPSYGKSHVISFLAMGLSKRGKKVLIIDLDPKLFITSFFVRQRNIYPGINSFQDIDIVSLPFFEYSFSTLNYNILSKMMQDTKINTSNYDFVFIDFKPGVSIVSMNAASFSNFILSTISTAKIKEFREGVQSIFQWMSYFNLDLKYLGNIIIAETKPEELAQQAYLGIIDALKPLPDEKINEVKKRIYPFNGTLDLVNFNTIIPVRRDLNDLKFTDKRKYPPVYRLLNYERTRSIINNLVDEFLNRINMA from the coding sequence GTGATAATAACTTTTGCACCATTACCCAGTTACGGTAAGTCGCATGTTATCTCATTCCTAGCCATGGGTCTGTCTAAAAGAGGAAAGAAAGTATTAATAATAGACCTTGATCCTAAACTTTTTATAACTAGCTTCTTCGTCAGGCAAAGAAATATTTATCCTGGTATTAATTCTTTTCAAGATATAGATATAGTATCTTTGCCATTCTTTGAATACTCGTTCTCTACATTAAATTATAACATTCTAAGTAAGATGATGCAGGATACTAAAATAAATACTTCCAATTATGACTTTGTATTTATTGATTTTAAGCCTGGTGTTTCAATAGTCTCTATGAATGCCGCTAGTTTTTCCAATTTTATTCTCTCAACAATATCCACTGCTAAAATAAAGGAATTTAGAGAAGGAGTTCAGTCTATATTCCAATGGATGTCATATTTTAACTTGGACTTAAAATACTTAGGAAATATCATAATAGCTGAAACTAAACCAGAAGAGCTTGCCCAACAAGCATATCTGGGTATAATTGATGCTTTAAAGCCCTTACCCGACGAAAAGATTAATGAAGTTAAAAAGAGGATATATCCATTTAACGGAACGTTAGATTTAGTTAATTTTAATACAATAATTCCAGTTAGAAGAGATCTAAATGATCTAAAATTTACTGATAAAAGGAAATATCCTCCAGTATATAGATTACTTAACTATGAAAGAACTAGAAGCATAATCAATAATCTTGTTGACGAGTTTCTAAATAGAATTAATATGGCCTAA
- a CDS encoding transcription initiation factor IIB — protein MSSEVICPKDKIVFDANRGEYICTETGEVLEDKVVDQGPEWRAYTEEENRERSRAGTINLAVHDMGLSTYMDTRAKDRIKAMRLRKLQIRSRVGTSEQRNLVKAMTILERIIDNLGLPKAVKEEAAIIYRKALEKKLIKGRSIEEVVAASVYAACRKMNIPTTLDEISKATSANKKEIGKAYRLLLREDVTEVPASDPKYYVMKIASLLGLSGKVMTAATEIVERAKKAGITSGKDPASIAAAAVYIAANINGERRSQREISEVSGVTQVTIRNRYREIARELGIDIEGIN, from the coding sequence ATGAGTAGTGAAGTAATATGTCCAAAGGACAAAATAGTCTTTGATGCTAACAGGGGAGAGTACATCTGTACAGAGACGGGAGAAGTGCTAGAGGATAAAGTTGTAGACCAAGGACCAGAGTGGAGAGCTTATACAGAAGAAGAGAACAGAGAAAGAAGCAGAGCTGGTACAATTAACTTAGCAGTTCATGATATGGGTCTTTCAACCTATATGGATACAAGGGCAAAGGATAGAATAAAAGCCATGAGATTGAGGAAATTACAGATAAGATCTAGGGTAGGTACTTCAGAACAGAGGAACTTAGTTAAGGCTATGACAATACTAGAGAGAATAATAGACAATTTAGGATTACCAAAGGCAGTGAAAGAAGAAGCTGCAATAATTTATAGAAAAGCACTAGAGAAAAAGCTAATAAAAGGTAGAAGCATAGAAGAAGTAGTTGCAGCATCAGTTTACGCAGCTTGTAGAAAGATGAATATTCCGACAACTTTAGACGAAATAAGCAAAGCTACTTCTGCTAATAAGAAAGAGATAGGAAAGGCTTATAGATTATTATTAAGGGAAGACGTTACAGAAGTTCCTGCAAGCGATCCTAAGTACTATGTAATGAAGATAGCTTCATTATTAGGACTTAGTGGTAAAGTAATGACTGCGGCTACGGAGATTGTGGAGAGAGCTAAGAAAGCTGGAATAACTTCTGGTAAAGATCCTGCAAGTATTGCAGCGGCGGCAGTATATATAGCTGCAAACATTAACGGAGAAAGGAGATCTCAAAGAGAGATCTCAGAAGTGTCTGGAGTAACGCAAGTAACTATAAGGAATAGGTATAGGGAAATTGCTAGGGAGTTAGGAATAGATATAGAAGGTATAAATTGA
- a CDS encoding DUF3211 domain-containing protein: MRIVAEIQTKHESNALLVVLSDPSFVLPNLFPPIKEVKTSEGKYTCKGKFLGTPFEIVGNYYSSTEGRIKYVFTINKGGTGNLEFLIEQGKVTLIFDYDGWFEKISRLFISRWINDFKKNFEEKVRLKRIESKI; this comes from the coding sequence ATGAGAATTGTTGCTGAAATACAAACTAAGCATGAAAGTAATGCGTTGTTAGTAGTTCTTTCTGATCCTTCATTCGTATTACCTAATTTATTCCCTCCAATTAAGGAAGTTAAAACAAGTGAAGGAAAATACACTTGTAAAGGAAAATTCCTAGGAACTCCTTTTGAGATAGTTGGCAATTATTATTCCTCAACTGAGGGAAGAATAAAATATGTCTTTACAATAAATAAAGGCGGAACTGGAAATTTGGAGTTTTTGATTGAGCAAGGAAAGGTTACATTGATATTCGACTATGATGGATGGTTTGAAAAAATCTCTAGATTATTTATATCTAGGTGGATCAATGACTTTAAGAAAAATTTTGAGGAAAAAGTTAGGTTAAAAAGAATTGAAAGTAAAATTTAA
- a CDS encoding dihydrolipoyl dehydrogenase, with amino-acid sequence MIVDVLIAGAGGAGYPAAFRLDKAGLKVVMADPKGELGGNCLYQGCVPSKTLRELAHLYVRAKKLLGFNETISFEKAQDHKDFVQETRFKQHKQELAESSVEFYKGEVEIIDNHHAVIKDEKGDVQVEYKYLILATGSEPFKPKFPGSEYCITSDDLYKYKTSIRKLPKEMVIIGGGYIALETASIMNALGTKVHVLVRSDRVLRGLDSRLVSSLLSMLDKNIDIRFNSPVIEVQKIGDKDEYKVIYSEKSEKKEISADLVMLATGRRPVYPKGTEKLGLAIGKTGIMVDETIVTSVKNIYAPGDVNGRSMFFHSAVRQSLVSAHNILAGTPIDYMDFQSVPISVFTIPSIAYVGILPEEAKRRGIDIIEASYPLSKDSRAQMYDEAEGEVRLFFERGSLRIIGGWIIGIDAPTMINEIGTAVANGLTARQMANYADQHPMSNESISYAARSIF; translated from the coding sequence ATGATAGTAGATGTTTTGATAGCGGGAGCAGGTGGTGCAGGCTATCCAGCAGCATTTAGATTAGATAAAGCCGGATTAAAGGTAGTAATGGCTGATCCCAAAGGAGAACTAGGAGGTAATTGCTTATATCAGGGTTGTGTGCCTTCTAAGACACTGAGAGAATTAGCCCATCTGTACGTAAGAGCTAAGAAATTACTAGGATTTAATGAGACAATATCCTTTGAGAAAGCCCAAGATCACAAAGACTTTGTTCAAGAAACTAGGTTTAAGCAACATAAACAAGAATTGGCAGAATCTTCTGTAGAATTTTATAAAGGAGAAGTAGAGATTATAGATAATCATCATGCAGTAATCAAAGATGAGAAAGGAGATGTGCAGGTAGAGTATAAATACCTAATTTTAGCTACTGGAAGTGAGCCTTTTAAACCAAAATTTCCAGGTTCAGAATATTGTATAACTAGTGACGATCTTTATAAATATAAGACTTCGATAAGAAAATTACCTAAAGAAATGGTAATAATTGGAGGAGGTTATATTGCTTTAGAAACCGCCTCTATTATGAATGCCTTAGGTACTAAGGTTCATGTATTAGTTAGGTCAGATAGAGTACTTAGAGGATTGGATAGTAGACTCGTGTCCTCATTACTTTCAATGTTGGATAAGAACATTGATATAAGGTTTAACTCCCCAGTTATAGAAGTTCAGAAGATTGGAGATAAAGATGAATATAAAGTAATATATTCCGAGAAATCAGAGAAAAAGGAAATTTCCGCAGATTTAGTTATGTTAGCTACTGGTAGAAGACCAGTATATCCTAAAGGGACTGAAAAATTGGGTTTGGCAATAGGTAAAACAGGGATAATGGTTGATGAAACAATAGTAACTAGTGTTAAAAACATTTATGCACCGGGCGACGTGAATGGTAGATCAATGTTCTTCCATTCAGCAGTTAGGCAATCTTTAGTCTCTGCTCATAATATACTTGCGGGTACGCCAATAGATTATATGGATTTCCAAAGCGTGCCAATTTCCGTTTTTACAATTCCTTCTATTGCTTATGTAGGAATATTACCAGAGGAGGCAAAAAGGAGAGGAATAGACATAATAGAAGCATCATATCCCTTGAGTAAAGATTCAAGAGCGCAAATGTATGATGAAGCCGAAGGAGAAGTTAGACTGTTCTTTGAAAGAGGATCTTTAAGAATAATTGGAGGTTGGATAATAGGAATAGATGCGCCAACTATGATAAACGAAATAGGCACTGCAGTAGCTAATGGACTAACAGCTAGGCAAATGGCTAATTATGCAGATCAGCATCCAATGTCAAATGAAAGCATAAGTTATGCAGCAAGGAGCATATTTTGA
- the thiI gene encoding tRNA uracil 4-sulfurtransferase ThiI, giving the protein MKLLIVRYDEIGVKSDIVRKKLEKLLIDNLKASASYFNCGEVKAEKGQGRIYLYGNIDCLKISSSKVFGVKSVSPAEKITFQNLNEIIDFAEKLWKNKIEGKRFAIRVRRVGKHDFTSIEAAARIADRFNGKVDLENPEVEVFVEIRQNEAYFYDEIIKGPGGLPLGSEGKALALVSGGIDSPVASWMIMKRGVALDILHCNISGPNNLSSIMKVIDKIKEWSQGYTPRVFIVDCGKIMEAIMKKVDIRLWSVAFKRALYLIAINYADKIGAKAIVTGESLGQVSSQTLSVLSGLQHKIDLLFLRPLIGFDKDEIVKLAREIGTFELSTKVPEYCALFSHKPRTKVTIEEIEKIDEALKEAVEETLKESEQMQTENYNVQIYLDKLPTSLQNTVIIDLRKEEEYEKIHLPNAIRLDPWEVMDFVLKTGKDKTYILYCEKGVVSGDLAYRLKKMGYNAFALKNPTLTA; this is encoded by the coding sequence GTGAAACTTCTAATAGTAAGATATGATGAAATAGGGGTAAAGAGCGATATAGTAAGGAAAAAATTAGAGAAGTTACTAATTGATAATTTAAAAGCTTCTGCAAGTTATTTCAATTGTGGCGAGGTAAAAGCTGAAAAAGGACAAGGTAGAATTTACCTTTATGGCAATATAGATTGCCTAAAAATTTCGTCATCTAAAGTATTTGGGGTAAAATCTGTAAGTCCTGCCGAGAAAATAACTTTCCAAAATTTAAATGAGATTATAGATTTTGCTGAAAAATTATGGAAGAATAAAATTGAAGGAAAAAGATTTGCAATAAGGGTTAGAAGAGTAGGAAAACACGATTTTACTTCAATAGAAGCTGCAGCAAGAATTGCCGATAGATTTAACGGCAAAGTAGACTTAGAAAATCCAGAAGTAGAGGTATTCGTAGAGATAAGACAAAATGAGGCTTATTTTTACGACGAGATTATTAAAGGACCAGGAGGATTACCCCTAGGATCTGAAGGAAAAGCCTTAGCTTTAGTGTCCGGAGGAATAGATTCTCCTGTAGCTTCATGGATGATAATGAAAAGAGGTGTAGCGTTAGATATTCTGCATTGTAATATCTCAGGACCTAATAATCTATCCTCGATCATGAAAGTAATAGATAAGATAAAAGAATGGTCACAAGGTTACACTCCTAGAGTTTTCATAGTAGATTGTGGAAAAATAATGGAAGCTATAATGAAGAAAGTGGACATTAGACTCTGGTCAGTGGCATTTAAAAGAGCACTCTACTTGATAGCAATCAATTACGCAGATAAGATAGGAGCTAAAGCAATAGTTACAGGAGAATCTTTAGGTCAAGTTTCTTCTCAAACACTTTCTGTTCTCAGTGGGCTTCAGCACAAAATAGACCTACTCTTTCTTAGACCTCTAATAGGCTTTGATAAGGACGAGATAGTAAAATTAGCTAGAGAAATAGGGACATTCGAGCTTTCAACAAAGGTTCCAGAATATTGTGCTTTATTCTCTCATAAGCCTAGAACTAAAGTAACAATTGAAGAAATAGAAAAAATAGATGAAGCACTAAAAGAAGCTGTTGAGGAGACTCTTAAAGAAAGCGAACAAATGCAGACTGAGAATTATAACGTTCAGATATATCTCGACAAATTACCTACATCATTACAAAATACAGTTATCATTGACCTTAGAAAAGAAGAGGAATACGAGAAAATTCATCTACCCAATGCCATAAGACTTGATCCTTGGGAAGTTATGGATTTTGTTCTAAAAACGGGTAAAGATAAGACATATATCTTATATTGCGAGAAAGGAGTAGTTAGCGGAGACCTTGCATATAGACTCAAAAAGATGGGATATAATGCATTCGCATTAAAGAATCCTACGCTAACTGCTTAG
- a CDS encoding AAA family ATPase produces MMMRANRIANRHKKVVSYIPSTRLEDLYDLKDVKKRLEEIAEEVKKGKTYGVILFGPPGTGKTSLSKAIANKLGWNFFQLNASDILSKWYGESEILLTSFLDKVESNQPAVLFIDEIDSFTMSREDDVHEVTHRLINILLNRIQEFHDKGDKILIIGTTNLPQEIDEAFLRPGRFDEIIYVPLPDEEGREEIWKGYIKDPNIDYKLLAKRSERFSPADIKLIVDEVKSKIQSPTTEDYLKFIENFKPSVKISTLIKFENLAKKYSREKMIDKPFGVPDITWDDLGDLEKVKEIIRESVELPIKNREFAEKLGIKPVKGILLYGPPGTGKTSIAKAMANELKASFIILSGEEFASAQIRAPEVIAEKFNIARDNSPAVIFIDEIDMIAKNRMFNEWRNALTELLTQIDGIRETDDIILVGATNRPWDLDPAILRPGRIDKLIYVPPPDYEGRIKVLKVLTKGLEVDEKTIEEVARITENYTPADLKLVVDEIRRNLLKEASITNVLRIKVNIDDFKKVLDKVKPSVTKEELKMYESFKARF; encoded by the coding sequence ATGATGATGAGAGCTAATAGAATAGCTAATAGGCATAAGAAAGTTGTTAGCTACATACCAAGTACAAGGTTAGAAGATCTATACGATTTAAAAGACGTAAAGAAGAGGCTTGAAGAAATTGCCGAAGAGGTCAAAAAAGGTAAAACCTACGGTGTAATACTTTTTGGGCCTCCAGGAACGGGTAAAACAAGCCTATCGAAAGCCATCGCAAATAAATTAGGCTGGAATTTCTTTCAGTTAAATGCATCAGATATATTGAGTAAATGGTACGGAGAAAGTGAAATTTTACTAACTTCCTTCCTTGATAAAGTTGAATCAAATCAGCCTGCAGTACTTTTCATCGACGAAATAGATAGTTTTACAATGAGCAGAGAGGACGATGTACATGAGGTAACTCATAGGCTGATAAATATTCTATTAAATAGAATCCAAGAATTCCATGATAAAGGAGATAAAATACTCATAATAGGTACTACTAACTTGCCTCAAGAAATCGACGAGGCCTTCCTTAGGCCGGGAAGATTTGATGAGATAATTTATGTTCCTTTACCCGATGAAGAAGGAAGAGAAGAAATATGGAAAGGATATATCAAAGATCCTAATATAGATTACAAACTCTTAGCTAAGAGATCGGAAAGATTTTCTCCAGCAGATATTAAATTAATAGTAGATGAAGTTAAATCAAAAATTCAAAGTCCTACAACTGAAGATTACCTAAAATTCATTGAGAACTTTAAACCATCGGTAAAAATTTCTACATTAATAAAATTCGAGAATTTAGCCAAGAAATACTCTAGGGAGAAAATGATAGATAAACCATTTGGAGTACCAGATATTACTTGGGACGATTTAGGAGACTTAGAAAAAGTTAAGGAAATAATAAGAGAATCTGTTGAGTTACCAATAAAAAATAGAGAATTTGCTGAAAAATTGGGAATAAAACCAGTAAAAGGAATCTTACTTTATGGACCTCCAGGGACGGGAAAAACAAGCATTGCAAAAGCTATGGCAAATGAATTAAAAGCGTCTTTCATAATTTTATCTGGAGAAGAATTCGCCTCAGCGCAGATAAGAGCACCAGAAGTAATAGCGGAAAAGTTTAACATTGCTAGAGACAATTCTCCTGCAGTGATATTCATTGATGAAATAGATATGATAGCAAAGAATAGAATGTTTAATGAATGGAGAAATGCATTAACTGAGCTTTTAACTCAAATAGATGGAATAAGGGAAACTGACGACATTATACTAGTTGGGGCAACTAATAGACCGTGGGATTTAGACCCAGCAATTTTAAGGCCAGGAAGAATTGATAAATTAATTTACGTACCGCCTCCAGATTACGAAGGAAGAATTAAAGTTCTTAAAGTATTAACTAAAGGCTTAGAAGTTGATGAAAAAACAATAGAGGAAGTTGCTAGAATTACAGAAAACTATACACCAGCAGACTTGAAACTGGTTGTAGATGAGATAAGAAGAAATCTACTTAAGGAAGCTTCAATTACGAATGTGCTTAGAATTAAAGTTAATATTGATGATTTTAAAAAGGTTCTAGACAAGGTTAAACCTAGTGTAACAAAAGAAGAACTAAAAATGTATGAAAGTTTTAAAGCTAGATTTTAA